In the genome of Candoia aspera isolate rCanAsp1 chromosome 1, rCanAsp1.hap2, whole genome shotgun sequence, one region contains:
- the SPC25 gene encoding kinetochore protein Spc25 — MADMKDNDELAMLEKEIKEFWTKFKTTCCSEPIDQILGLRDSWYESINNLSDKWSKRLKEGDEIINKFHEYTNEVCQKNKSIEEKQAKMSETLSNIKEEEKQETDLMKSIQELKEELIRKSETKHNAAEEMEERLHKAEKLFKERLGLEIRKTCDKHLQFVFRCIDHKDFEKPYMLTLSINEEGAYEVISCSPPLDCIEELQQKVRETNNFSAFIANVRKAFIALTYQ, encoded by the exons ATGGCTGACATGAAAGATAATGATGAGCTGGCAAtgcttgaaaaagaaataaaggaatttTGGACTAAGTTCAAAACTACTTGTTGCAGTGAGCCTATTGATCAGATTTTGGGGTTACGAGATTCATGGTATGAATCCATAAACAACCTTTCAG ATAAATGGTCTAAAAGACTGAAAGAAGGAGATGAAATTATCAACAAATTCCATGAGTATACAAATG AAGTCTGTCAGAAGAATAAATCAATTGAAGAAAAACAAGCTAAAATGTCAGAAACTCTTTCTAATATtaaagaggaggaaaaacaagAGACAGACTTGATGAAAAGCATTCAAGAGCTGAAGGAAGAATTGATCAGAAAAAGCGAAA CAAAGCACAATGcagcagaagaaatggaggaaaggcTTCATAAGGCTGAAAAACTATTCAAAGAGAGGCTTGGGTTAGAGATACGCAAAACATGTG ATAAGCATTTGCAGTTTGTATTCCGCTGCATTGATCATAAAGATTTTGAAAAGCCATACATGCTTACTCTTTCCATAAATGAAGAGGGAGCATACGAAG TGATCTCTTGTTCTCCTCCCTTGGACTGCATAGAAGAACTGCAGCAGAAAGTGAGAGAAACCAACAATTTCTCTGCATTTATTGCCAATGTTAGAAAAGCCTTCATTGCTTTGACATACCAATAA